CAGATTGGAAGTATAACCCAACAGAAGGCACAAAGGATGATTCCCTTTTTTAAATATTTGTGCATAAGGTATGATCGTATAGTGTTTCAAATATACGAGGATTCTTTATGCAACTCTGAAATATCAAATCCATTTTAGTAACATAGCAAAAGGCCTTAGCCAAAGTATTAAATCGTCTTTATGCTTTTATAAAACTATTATGAACCGGATTTAATAATTTGTAAATACGAATTCGTGATCTTGACAATACGCTAACTCTGACAAAATTTTAATTTAACATTCCATTTTTTCGTACCTCCACAATCTCCTTCAAGTCACTTATTTCCAATCACATTTTAAAAACCACTCATTTAACCTGGATTTAAATTATCATAAAGATTTAATAAATCAATTCACTTCTCACCTCCCGTAACAGCCCTGTTTCTTTGCAGCAGCTAAATCAACAACTATGAACAAAATTTTTACATTTTTAATGGCAACTGCGATTGGAGGCTCTGCACTTGCTCAAAATCCGTTTCCTCCTCTTCAAAAAAACTTTTACGATTCTACAACTTACGGTTCTGATTTAACGGAGGTGATGGTTCCAGCATCTCCAATGAAATATGATGTGCTTTTTGTAGGAGGAACTGATATGGTTCATAACAGCTCAGGCCAATCTGCTCCGGCAAAAGAATGGCAAGATTTTACGGGTTATGTACCTATTGATGGTAGAAGTGATTCCGGATACGTTATCGTAAACCACGAAAGAGTTCAATCTGATCCGGTAAACGGTGACGGTGGAGGTATGACCGTTTTCATTGCACATAAAGATGCTACCGGACATTGGAATGTAGTAGATCAAGGTGCCGGTGTGAAATTCAAAAACGTTGATTTCTCAAATGTGGGTGGCACCGGTGCAAACTGCGGTGGTATACAAAGTTCATGGGGAGCTGTTTTCACTGCTGAAGAGTGGGGTTCTGCTTTCAACGGATACTGGTTAAAAGATCAAAACGGTATAGATAGCTTTTATGTGACAGGTAATGCTCGTATCGCAAGTCAGGGTTTCTCTGATACCACTGACTGGAACGTGGCAAGCTTTAACGGAGCTGCTTTGAACCAAAACATTAAAAGAAACCAAAACTTCCAATATATTGTTGAGGTAGATCCTGCAACTGCGCAAGCGGTTCGTAAAAACTACAACATGGGAAGATACGATCACGAAGGTGGATGGATTGCCGGTGACAACAAAACAGTTTACTTATCAGATGATGCTTCTTCTGGTTCTGTACTTTTCAAATTCGTTGCAGATCAGCCTAAAGATTTCTCTAAAGGAAATTTATACGCTTACAAACAATCTACTGATGGTACTTCTGGCTCCTGGTTGACCATGCCAATGAGCTTGGATTCAATGGTTGTGGCTCGTGATGTAGCTTTACATATGGGTGCAACAATCTTTATGAGATTAGAATGGGTAGAAGGTCAAGGTGATATGGTATACATCACTGAAACCGGAAGAGGTAAAACTTTCAACGTTTCCGGTGCGATCAGCAAAGGTGGTGTATTGGCTAAGCATTTAAGGGATTTAGATACGGATAACGATGGTAAAGCTGAAGATATTTTCGGTCGTGTTTTAAGATTAGATGCACAATCTAACAAAATCGAAATTATGCTAGAAGGTGGTGGTACTTTAGATGGAAATAACCTTCCAACCGGAAACCACTTAACTTCCCCTGATGGATTGGCATTAGGAAACATCAACGGAAAGACTTATTTGGTAATCAACGAAGATTTGAACCCAAATTCTTCTCCGGCTTCTCCGGCTCAATTCTCTAAAAAATTAAACGAGATTTATTTCTTAGATGTTACTGGTGACGTTGCAGGTAAAACTTACCAGGTTTCTGAATTAATTCGTTTCGTTGCAGGTCCTAAAGGATGTGAAACTACTGGTGGTAGATTTACTCCGGATGGATTGACTTACTTCTTTAATGTTCAACACCCAGATCCAGCAAACACATACCCTTTTAACCATTCCGTTACAGTTGCAGTGACTGGATTTGAAGACTACTTAACCTCTGTTCAAAATACAGATTCTAAGGGATTAGGATTAAATATCTGGCCAAACCCGGTGGCTAGAGAGTTACACCTTAACAAGGTAACTGATGTACGTTTAATTGAAATTGCAACCGGGAAAGTTGTTCGTGTTCAAAGAAATACGAATAGAATGGATGTATCCGGATTACCTACAGGTAACTACGTGATCCAAACTATCGAAGGAGAAATTCAGAAAGTAATCATCCAATAACAATCTATTTATCCTTTCTCAATAGGCGGCCCATGGCCGCCTATTGTTATTTAAAACATTTTCTATGAAACGTCTTATTTTCTTATTTACACTCATTGGAGCCATTTACTTTTTGAATTCTTTTCAAATTGAGACTCAAAACATGGCCACACAATCCATCCAAACAGAGTGGGTGAAGCAAATTCAGTTATTTCAAGATCAACTGGAAGTATTTTCCCAAAAGGTAAAATCCAACAATGTTACACCTGAAGATTTCGTAGAACTAAAACTACAATACAAACGTATTGAACCACTTACAGCATATTTCTTTCCTACATTGGATAAATCATTTAATGGAGCGCCATTAAACACGGTGTATACCGATGTTATTGTATCTGATGTAGAAAAACCAACAGGTTTACAGGTTTTGGAAGAAGCTCTATTTGCCGAAGATGAAGCACATATCACTGATGCTTTAGCTCAAACGCATTTTTTGATTA
This genomic interval from bacterium SCSIO 12643 contains the following:
- a CDS encoding DUF839 domain-containing protein — protein: MNKIFTFLMATAIGGSALAQNPFPPLQKNFYDSTTYGSDLTEVMVPASPMKYDVLFVGGTDMVHNSSGQSAPAKEWQDFTGYVPIDGRSDSGYVIVNHERVQSDPVNGDGGGMTVFIAHKDATGHWNVVDQGAGVKFKNVDFSNVGGTGANCGGIQSSWGAVFTAEEWGSAFNGYWLKDQNGIDSFYVTGNARIASQGFSDTTDWNVASFNGAALNQNIKRNQNFQYIVEVDPATAQAVRKNYNMGRYDHEGGWIAGDNKTVYLSDDASSGSVLFKFVADQPKDFSKGNLYAYKQSTDGTSGSWLTMPMSLDSMVVARDVALHMGATIFMRLEWVEGQGDMVYITETGRGKTFNVSGAISKGGVLAKHLRDLDTDNDGKAEDIFGRVLRLDAQSNKIEIMLEGGGTLDGNNLPTGNHLTSPDGLALGNINGKTYLVINEDLNPNSSPASPAQFSKKLNEIYFLDVTGDVAGKTYQVSELIRFVAGPKGCETTGGRFTPDGLTYFFNVQHPDPANTYPFNHSVTVAVTGFEDYLTSVQNTDSKGLGLNIWPNPVARELHLNKVTDVRLIEIATGKVVRVQRNTNRMDVSGLPTGNYVIQTIEGEIQKVIIQ